The Staphylococcus saprophyticus subsp. saprophyticus ATCC 15305 = NCTC 7292 genome contains the following window.
TCATAACGATCGTAGTCATATACCCACGTTTTATTTACATGGTTATGCAGGTACAGGAAACTCAATGAAGTTATTAGTGAACGCTGCTCACCAATCAGATAATGAAAAAGATGTTGTTAGGGCAAGGGTATCTCGAAATGGAATGGTGACATTTGAAGGGGATTTAAATTTTAATGCGAAAAATCCAATCATTGACATTATTTTAGAAGATAATACAAATAAAGATTTAAACAAAAATGCACAGTGGATTCGAAATGTCATCATTGCGACCATGACACAGTATCATTTTAATAAATTTAATTTTGTAGCACACTCCATGGGTAATCAATCTTTCAGTTATTATATGTTGAATTATGGTGATGATCTGCATTTACCAAAACTAAATAAACAAGTTAGTTTAGCAGGAAATTTTAACGGCGAAGTAGACATCAATGGTTTAGATTTAAATATAACATTGAACAATCAAGGAAAACCTAATTTAATGTTAAAAGATTATAAAGATATATTACCAATGAAGCATGAATATCCTAAAGATGCTCATGTGTTAAATATTTATGGTGATATTGGCAATGGCACACATTCAGATGGACGTGTAACAAATGTATCTTCAAAATCGTTGGAATATTTACTAGGAGATCACATAGCAAGTTATGAAACCTTTAAAGTGACGGGCCCTCAAGCAGAGCATAGTGAATTACATGATAATCAAACTGTCATAGATAAAATCAACACATTTTTATGGGGAAATGAAAAGCATTAACAAAATAAGCCAGTGTCTACCCAATCATCATGTTGGTAGCACTGGCTTATTTAAGCATTAGCTTTAGATAATAAATTTAATAATGATTTACGATTTTCTTCACCAAATACGTGTGGTTGAATCATGATTTCGTCAATATCAAAATCTGTCATCATTAATTTTAATTTTGAGATGACTTCATCTGGAGAACCTACGATAACTCTATTTTGATGTTGTTCTATTTTTTCTAATTCGCGGGACGAATATTTTCGTTGTGCTGCATAAGAGGTCGACGGATAAAATTTAGGTTGATCCAAGTAGTTAATTCGCAGTAACCATAGATGAAAAGCATGTGCTAATGACTCACGCTGACTTGCGTCGGTAGCTGTTATGACGAAAGAAGACATAATTACATATGACTGTTTTGCTGGGTGATATTGTTTGAACAACCAACGATAATGATTAATCACTGATTGTATTTGATTTTTATTTTGCCCCATGTTGGCAATGACAAAAGAGAGCCCTTGTTTAGCCGCAAGTGTAGCGCTTGTTTTACTTGTACCTAAGATGAACATATCCGGTTTGGTTTCTATTATCGGTGTGGCACGTAAATCCTTATAACGGTGGTTACTATCTGTGTCATCATTAAAATAATGTATTAAATCTTTAATTTGCGTTAAGTAGTCAGGTTGCTCTGATTTAAATTCATTTAGTGCTTGATTGACATTTTTATAACTTGGAGAATGACCAGTACCTATGTTTACACGGTTAGGATGGCGTGCTTCCATAACTTTAAATATTTCAGCGACTTTATAGGCACTATAGTGAGGCAACATGATACCGCCACTGCCAATTTTAATCGATGTCGTATTTTCTAATAAAGACATCATTAGCATTTCAGGTGCGCTAGAAGCAACAGACAATACTTGGTGATGTTCTGCAATCCAATAACGTTGATAACCTAATTGTTCGGATAATTGTGCTAAAGCTACAGCGTGATTGATTGCGTCTGTTGCACTACGTCCTTCAAATATTGGAACATAATCTAATATACTTAGTTTCACAATAGATTTCCCCAATCTTCAATATTAAGTTTAATTTGTATAATATAGCCAAATCATAACATGAGCGGATAAGGTTAAATAAGCGATTTGATTGATAGAACAAAACTATCTCTATAGAATATAAGAAAAGAGTGAATGGAGGCAATATAATGAAAACAGAAAGAATCGTATTAGCCAAAAGACCAGAAGGTATTCCTTCTAATGATGTATTCAAGTATGAAACAGTTGAAGTTGGTATGCCAGATAGTGAAGAAATACAAATTGAGACGCTCTATATTTCAGTAGATCCATACATGAGAGGTCGAATGGATGATAGTAAATCATATATTACACCATTCCAATTAAATGAACCAATGAATGGTCACATCGTTGGTAAAGTAACTGAATCCAATGCGGATGGGTTCAATAAAGGTGACATTGTTACAGGTACTTTCCCTTGGCAAAAAGTTGTGAATGTAAAAGCAAAGCATGCCATTAAGGTTACGCAAACGAATATCCCTTTATATTTATATCTAAGTGTACTAGGTATGACGGGACAAACGGCATATCATGGTTTATTAAAAATTGGACAACCCCAAGAAGGAGAAACGGTTGTAGTATCAGCCGCTTCAGGTGCGGTAGGTTCAGTAGTGGGTCAGATAGCTAAATTAAAAGGCGCACACGTAGTGGGGATTGCTGGTGGCAAAGAAAAAACGAACTACTTAACTGACTCTTTAGGATTTGATGAGGCTGTTGACTATAAAGCAGATAACTTTTCAGAAGCACTGTCCAAAGCAGTACCTAATGGTGTAGATGTTTACTTTGAAAATGTTGGCGGTACTGTCGGAGATGAAGTAATGAAACACTTAAATCAATTTGCACGTATACCTGTGTGCGGTGCTATTTCAGGTTACAATAATACAGAAATAGAATATGGCCCACGTATTCAGCCAATTATTATTAAATCACAGGCCTTAATGCAAGGCTTTATCGTGGCAAATTATGCCGATGATTTTGCTAATGCAAGTAAAGAACTTGCGCAATGGGTACAAGAAGATAAGATTAAAACAAAAACTTCAGTAATGGAAGGATTCGACAATGTACCAGAAGCCTTTAGAAACTTATTTACAGGTGATAACTTTGGTAAACAAGTCGTTCAAGTTTCGGATAATAACTAATTATTAAGGAGATGCATGTTATGAAAGCGATTGGTGCAGATAAAAATTTTAATTTAGATGAAGGTAATTTATTTTACGAGTTTGATACTGAAACGCCACAACCAAAGCAATATGAATTACTGGTTCGTGTTAAAACAATCAGTGTGAATCCGGTAGATACAAAAATAAGAAAAACACCAGTAGAGCATGCACCACGCATATTGGGCTATGATGGTGTAGGTATTGTTGAGGCGGTAGGACCAGATGTAAGCCATTTTAATGTTGGTGATGAGGTATATTATTCTGGATCTCCAAAATATCAAGGGTCTAACCAAGTTTTGCAATTAGTAGATGAACGATTAGTAGCTAAAAAACCAAAGAATATATCAAATGTGGAAGCGGCAAGCTTGCCTTTAACAGGACTTACAGCATATGAAACATTATTTGATGCTTTTAAAATTTCATTTAATCCAGAAGAAAACAAAGGTAAATCTATCTTAATTATTAATGGTGCAGGCGGTGTAGGAAGTATCGCTACGCAAATCGCAAAGCATTACGGTTTAAATGTTATTACAACAGCATCACGTGAAGAAACAATTAATTGGTCCAAAGATATGGGTGCAGACATTGTGCTTAACCATAAAAATGATTTAGCTGAAGAATTCAAGAAATATGAAATAAGTGAAGTAGATTATATCTTCTGTACATTTGATACGGATATGTACTATGAAAAGATGATTGAATTAGTAAAACCTAGAGGCACGATAGTTACGATTGTAGCCTTTAACAATAAGCAAGATTTAAACTTACTCAAACCTAAAAGTATTACATTCACACATGAATTCATGTCAGCCCGTCCAATTCATGAAACAGAAGATATGCAAATACATCGTGATTATTTAACAGATATAACTGAAAAAATCGAAGCGGGTATTTATAAACCAACTGTTACAGAAGTGATTGAAGGTTTAACTGTCGATCATTTATACGAGGCGCATGTTAAACTTGAAAACCAAGGAATGATAGGCAAACTGGTTATTAAACTATAAGTGTAAACAAAGTCATTTTATTTAAACATGCAATATAAACGTATTATAAACATCTTTTAAATTAGGCCACTTAGCAATGGTTAATTTAAAAGATGTTTTTTTAATTTTGAAGCGTGATTATTAATATTTAATTATCTGTAACACTGTTCGCTGTATACGAATATATTCAAAAAGATAGGGTATGTATCATACATAAAGTATAGGGAGTGTGTAAATTTGATATGCGTCTAAATAAATTAACAGTGGTATTTTGGGTAGCATTACTAATCTGTACGCTATTTGTGGTGTATGGTGCAGTTTTACCTAAGCAACTTGAAATGGTTACGCAAAATATTACGAATTTTATTGCAGTCAATTTTGGCTGGTATTATTTATTACTTGTATTATTTATTTTGATTGTTTGTGTTTATTTATTATTTTCAAGGTATTCATCTATTACTTTAGGGGAAGAAGGAGAAGATCCTGAATTCTCTTTAAAATCATGGTTTGCCATGTTATTTAGTGCGGGTATGGGTATCGGTTTAGTATTTTGGACAACTGCAGAACCTATTAGCCATGCATTCACTTTAACACCGTTACATAAGGCAGGTACACAAACCGCCATAAATGAAGCTATGCAATTCTCATTTTTCCATTGGGGCGTTCATGCTTGGGCTGTATATGGCATAGTTGGACTTGTATTTGCTTATTTTAATTTTCATAAAGGTTATCCAGGTTTAGTAAGTGCTACACTAACACCTATTTTAGGAACTAAAATGATGAGAGGACCTATAGGTGGTTCGATAGATGTCTTAGCTATCATTGCCACAGTTACAGGTGTAGCAGCAACATTGGGATTTGGTGCTTTACAAATCAATGAAGGCTTGCATTTCTTATTCGATATTCCGTCGAATTTTGTAACACAAGTCATTATTATTGTGATAGCAACCGTATTATTCACATGGTCAGCGTGGTCTGGTATTGATAAAGGGATCAAAAATCTAAGTAATATAAATATGATTTTAGCTTTTATTGTATTACTTGTTCTATTTTGTGTCGGACCAACATTGAATATTTTAAATACGTTTACCAATTCATTGGGAGACTATATTGCGAATTTCTTTAATATGAGTTTACGTATCCCACAAGCAGGCGGAGAAAAATTCCAATGGCTACAACAATGGACGATATTCTATTGGGCATGGTGGATTTCATGGGCACCATTTGTAGGTATATTTATTGCACGTGTTTCTAGAGGTAGAACGATTAAAGAATTTATACTGGGGGTACTATTTGTACCAGCAGTTGTTTGTTTCTTATTTTTTGCAGTCTTTGGTGCGTCTGCCATCTATTTACAACAAAATGGAATTGCCAATATTGCAAAAGAAGCAACCGAAACAGCGACATTTGCGACGTTAGAACATTTTCCATTAGGGTTTGTACTCAGTATAGTGACATTAGTCATTATTATGATTTTCTTTGTAACTTCAGCTGACTCAGCTACGTATGTTTTAGGTATGCTTAGTTCGAAGGGCAGTATCAATCCTTCAGGTTTTGTTAAAGTAAGTTGGGGCATTATTTTAGCATTATTCGCTATGATTATGATCTATACTGGCGGCACGCAATCTATTCAGAACTTATTAATCATCGCAGCCTTGCCATTCTCGATTGTTATTATATTTATGATTTGGTCACTTTTTAAATCATTATCTATTGAAAAACCAAGGCCTAGTAATAAATTAATGATTTCAGATGATAAGCTTTTACAATATCGTAAAGCAAATCAGGAAGATAAATTTGAACAAAATAGTAAATAAGCAAAATTTAATAGTGAGTCCCAATTTGTTTTGCCAAAATTGTTAAAAATAAAATTCAATAAAAATGTTTCTAAGAATTTTTTTAAGGGTATTTATTCTGTATGACAAGTACATATTATCAAAGCATAGGAGGTGTCATACGAGGTGAAACGACTTAAGAATTTTATCCTTGGCCTTTTAATCGTAGTAATTGTTGGCTTTTTACTCTTTATGTATATTAAAGATTCCAGAATAACTCAGTATCAAGATTATTTTACTCAGTTTAACTGGTTTGAACCAACACTTATTGGATTAGCCGCATTACTTATTATTATTGGTCTCATTTTAGTATTCAGCTTGTTTAAACCTACGTATAGAAAACCTGGACTTTATAAAGATTTTGAAGATGGTCATATTTATGTGTCTAGAAAAGCGGTTGAAAAATCAGCTTACGATACACTTACACAATATGATCAAATACGTCAACCAAACGTCATTGCTAAACTTTATAACAAGAAGAAGAAATCTCACATTGCTTTAAAAGCAGATTTCTTTGTTCCTGGCGATGTTCAGGTTAAATCTTTAACAGAAGAAATTAGAAATGACATCAAGCAAAATGTTGAGCATTTTACAGAACTACCTGTTTCTAAATTAGAGGTTAACGTTAGAGATCAAAAAACTTCAGGCAAACGTGTGTTGTAAGGGAGGGTTATCATGGCTAACAATAATAACCAAAATGGACAAGATTCTACACAAGAAGTGGTTGATTTTTTCAAAACTTTTAAATGGAGAATTATCGGCTTCTTGGCATTCTTAATCATTGCGATTTTATTCCTAACTTTAGGTTTTTGGAGTACAATTTTAATTTTAGTATTATGTTTGATTGGAATAGGAATCGGGTATACTAAAGACCGTAAGCAAGACTTTTTAAATTTCCTTAATCGATGGAGTTAATCGATTAAAATGATGTAACAAAGTAGTAGTGATTATTAAGTATTTATAAAATAAATTTTATTTAACAAAGTAGTAGTGATTATTAAGTATTTATAAAATAAATTTTATTTGACAAAGGAGAATGTATTATGGCAGTAGATAACAACAAAGCTAAACAAGCTTATGACAACCAAACAGGTGTAAATGAGAAAGAACAAGAACAAAGACAAGAGCAACAAAATCAACAACCTGAGTTCACTAATAAATTATCATTTTCTGATGAAGTAATTGAAAAAATTGCTGGTATTGCAGCACGTGAAGTTAGTGGTATTTTAGAAATGAAAGGCGGATTTGTCGACAACATTTCTAGCTCATTCGGTAGCAACAACAATGTATCACAAGGCGTTAGTGTTGAAGTTGGTGAAAAACAAGCTGCTGTTGACTTAAAAGTTGTTTTAGAATATGGCGAATCAGCTCCAAAAATCTTCCGTAAAGTAACTGACTTAGTTAAAGAACAAGTTAAATATATTACTGGTCTTGACGTAGTTGAAGTTAACATGCGCGTTGAAGATGTAATGACTAAAAAAGAATGGTCTCAAAAAAATGAAAAAAGCCAAAGCTCAAACAATGAGGACAAAGGTTTACAATAATTAATTGAGAATCTAATAAAAGTACCGATAAAGCCTAGGCTTTATCGGTACTTTTTTCGTATTTAAAATTAATATAAACGCATTCATTCAATCTATTTTTACTTTAATCTAGCGGACGGTAAAGTGGGTTATCGACTTTGATGTACGTATAATAGTCTGCTTCATCTTCTAATCTCATTGTCGTTACACATTTATAATCAATTTTCGAAGCAAATAAAATGGATTCAATTGATTTGATTCTAGTCGTATTATCCATAGTTTGTGAGATTACTTGAAGTTTTTCATGAAGCATATTGCTAATCATAGACCAAATTGAAGTCTCCAAGTCTTTACTTTCACTAGCCTGAGCTATGGATACGATGAGTTCACCGAGATGATTTTGGATACTTGAATAGAAGACTTTGTTAAATACGGTTTGAGATTGATCAGTTAATATTAATGACTTTTCATGAAATGTATCGGTAGAATAACCCATGCTATTTAGATAGTACTCATCAATACGTAATCCCTCAAAATCCCTAATATAGAGCTTATCTATAGAACCATCATGTTTAAATGTCGCAATTGAATTTTGTAAGTGAGCTTCTAAAGCGATGCCATATTTTACATATAACGGTAATGCTAAATCTATTAATGCTTGAGCATACGATTGCATCCATTGGATACTCGCCTCATCATAACTCTCGAATTGATGTGCTTTTTTGTATTTTTTAATTAATGTCCATATAGGTGTTTCACTATTATTGATATAGTTAGCAACAAGACTTGATGGAATCATCGGTATGGTATTGCTTTGAATAGATTTATAAATGTTTTCACGAAATAGTGTACCTAATTGTTCACTTTTAATGGTTTGTATCGATTCGGCGTCTTGCGGATTATAAAAATGTATACCTGCGAGCTCATCAATCGTATCTGCCTTAATATTTTTAAAGAGACTATCTGTGCTTTTAATATTATTTAATATTCTTGTAACTTGTGGCCCATTAATTGTTGTCTGTTCAGATAAAGTACGAATTTCACCAGTAATGTGAACATTAGTGGATAACTTGATATGTGGTAATGTTTCTGGTAATTCAGGCATCAGCGTTCTAAATGATAAACCTGCAAAATAATCTAATTCGTAGTCAACAGGGATAATGAGTCCTTTTTCAAGTTCTTGAATATAATCTTGTTTTAAAATTTCATCATATTGCCATGGATGTACAGCCATCGCGTAGTAATTATCAACTTTGTCATTACTGAGTATTTTAACTGCTGAATCATGTAAACCATCAAAGCAATTGTAGACTAAGTCATTATAATTATTATTTAAAGCATGTGTTTTAGCGATATTTTTATGAATTAATATAAATTGCAATTTGATGTTATTTGCAAATTCAGAAGAATAAGCAATTGCAGTTTCAGGTGTCATACCTTTACGTAATTTGGCACCTGGATGTAATGGATGACCTTCGACAACTGCTTGCTCAGACCTTAAATACGGATCGGCCGATGCGTAAATGAGTTCACACAATGGTTCGCTATCATCAGTCAGTGTATACGCCTGATAACTTAATGCTATGGCCATATTAGCTACGCTATTATCCATATCTTCTTTGAACTGCATACTTGCCTCATTATCTAAGTGAGGTGCTTCTAATAAAATACACGATAATATTTCACTTGGATGTAATATACGATGATATTCATTATTTTGTTCAAAATAAAATGGCCCTGTCACATTAATTCTGTCGAAGGCATGTTGTCCTAAAATAGGTGCATATAACTTTATTTGTGCATGTGGGAATGAAATTGTTAATACTTTCGTATGTGGTGTGGCTATTGTGAAAGATAACTGTTTAGTATCAATGATTTCACTGTAATCTCGGCAATTAACTAAATTCTCCCGATGCATTGAAGTTATCAATCTTTGTGAAATTTTATCTCGACTTTCTATTAATATAGAATTAAATGCCTCTGCCCAAGTAGGGTTTACAGATTGTATATAAGACAGCGCATATTGTTCATCATTAGTAAGTTTATTAATTAAATTGTTGTCGTTTATTTTGGAATTCATAATGCACCTCTAAAAAAATTATTTTACAAACGTATAAGATATTTGTATAATCCATATTATCGATAATGATAATTATTATCAATTAAAAACAGGAGGAATTACATGGCAAAGTATTTTTTTCCAAGTTCATTCTTACTGTTTTTAGGGAACTGGATTGGACAAATTACGCTGAATTGGTATGTATTTACTTTATATCATAACGCAATTTATCTCGGATTAATTAATTTTTTCCGACTCGTACCCATTTTGCTCATAAGTGTATGGGCGGGCAGTTTGGCAGATAAATATGAAAAAGGTAATCTTTTAAAAATAACTGTATCAGCGTCTTGCATATTAACTACTATACTATGTATTTTAACATTTCAACATGCAAAACTACCTATTGTTGTATTTTTAATTTATGCGCTTGGGCGGGGAATAATGAGCGCTATAGAAACACCAGTACGTCAAGCAGTGCTACCAGATTTAACTCAAAGATTAACGACGACTCAGGCTGTTGCTTATCACTCATTTATTATTAATATTTGTAGATCGATTGGACCCGCCATCGCAGGTTTTATCATGGCTACTTACAATGCAGAAATAAGTTTTGGCGTTCAAGCGTTTTGCTATCTTGTATCACTCATACTTTGTTTGCCATTGAACTTTAGTGAGCATATAATAGCTAAGGAAAATACAGATGTAAGCATAAAATATGTGATGACATATTTTAAAGAAAATTTAGAAGGATCTAGAATCTTTGTGACGTCATTATTGATTATGGCAACTGGATTTACCTATACAACGTTATTACCAGTATTAACGGATAAAACATTTCCCAACCAAGTGACTATTTTTGGGAGTGCTATGACGTGTTGTGCGATAGGTGGTATTATTGCAACCATGATTTTACCTAATATTTTAGAGAAAGTATCAATGGTGAAAATGTATTACGTGAGTTCGATTTTATTCGGAGTATCACTGCTTTGTACAATTAGCAGTCAAATTTGGTTGTTATTTACATCTATATTCTTTATAGGTCTTTTTAGCCAATGGGCACGCACTACAAATAGAATTTACTTCCAACATAGAGTGAAAGCAGAACATAGAGGTAAAATACTCAGCGTCGTAATGATGGACAGAGGGATGATTCCTTTAGGCGCAATGGTCATGAGTTTCTTGGCAGAATTTATCGGGATTATTGAAACTTTCGTCATCATGGGTATAAGTACATTTATCATCGCATTCGTATTTAGTGTGATTAGTAGACAAAGAAAAAATGGAGGCAGTATTGTATGATGCATCAAACGTGGCAGTTAGCAGATAGAAATGTACAATATCGTATTTTTAATGCAATTATTAAAGAACAAATTTTTCCTGAAAACATGTTTTTTAACGAGTATGAGCATTTTGTTGAATTGCAAATTCATGGCCAAGTGTTGAAATTACAAAAATCTAGAAAAAGTGCTATGGAAAGATATGAATTTTATGGTGCTATCTCCTATATCAAAAGTAAAGTAGAGACTGAGATTGCTTCATTAGAACAACTTTTAACTGTACTGGATACTCATTTTGATATTCCAATTAGTCAAAGATTAACTGAAGAATTGCTATCCAGTAGAGAAGGGTTCGCATTAACGTATGAACACTTTAATCATAGACAATCGCTAATTCATGCAACACTTAAATTTTCAAAAATGCCTGAAACAATTAATTTCTTTTCATGGCTTCAACATATGGCAGATACTGAACAAATTAATGACTTAAGTTATTCAGAAAGTCTTGTCATCGAAGGTCATCCAACACACCCTTTATCAAAGACGAAGTTACCTTTATCAGAAGCAGAGATTAAACAATATGCACCAGAATTTGAAAAAATAATTGGTTTGCCAATCATGCTTATACATAAACAACATTGTGTCATAACATCTATGGAAAACGATACGGACTTCATTTTAGATGAGATTGTTCCTGAATATCGTTATAAATTAAAAGCCTTCTTGGATGTTCACGACTTGGAATTAAATGATTATAGTTTAATGTTTGTACACCCTTGGCAGTATGAAAAGGTTATTCCGCATCAATTTGCAGAATGGATTGAATCTAAGTATTTATTACCAACACCTTTTGAAGTTGAAGCAAAAGCAACACTATCATTTAGAACGATGCAATTAATAGGGAAACCTTACCATATCAAGTTACCAGTTGATGTACAAACCACAAGTGCAGTACGTACAGTGTCTAGTGTGACAACGGTAGATGGGCCTAAACTCAGTTATGAATTACAGGATATGCTAGATATATATCCTCAACTGCATGTTTCTATGGAGCCGTTTGGTATTCATGCTAAGACGGAGCCTGATATTGCACGTCATTTGGCTTGTATTGTCAGACATCAACCCTATTTGGCTGATAATGGTACAACTATAGTGACAGCGAGTTTAGTCAATAGAAATCCAGTTGATAACCAAATAACAGTAGATAGTTATTTGAATTGGATTAATGATGAAATTACAGAGGATACGATTAAGAAATTTCTCAGTGTTTATACCAAAACAT
Protein-coding sequences here:
- a CDS encoding IucA/IucC family protein; translation: MMHQTWQLADRNVQYRIFNAIIKEQIFPENMFFNEYEHFVELQIHGQVLKLQKSRKSAMERYEFYGAISYIKSKVETEIASLEQLLTVLDTHFDIPISQRLTEELLSSREGFALTYEHFNHRQSLIHATLKFSKMPETINFFSWLQHMADTEQINDLSYSESLVIEGHPTHPLSKTKLPLSEAEIKQYAPEFEKIIGLPIMLIHKQHCVITSMENDTDFILDEIVPEYRYKLKAFLDVHDLELNDYSLMFVHPWQYEKVIPHQFAEWIESKYLLPTPFEVEAKATLSFRTMQLIGKPYHIKLPVDVQTTSAVRTVSSVTTVDGPKLSYELQDMLDIYPQLHVSMEPFGIHAKTEPDIARHLACIVRHQPYLADNGTTIVTASLVNRNPVDNQITVDSYLNWINDEITEDTIKKFLSVYTKTLIDPLVAYIQDYGIALEAHMQNTIVNLGPNYQMQFIIRDLGGSRIDLSTLQQKLPNITLTNKSLIAENIESVIAKFQHAVIQNQIAELIHHFSQYDGVEETQLFEIVSEIVEQAIDPHKPHAQKLRNVLFGPTITVKALLRMRMESKVKQYVTIDLRNPIYKEV